The sequence ATACTTCAGTCCGTGGCATGATGTCTCCTTTCGCCTTGTGTGGGGTTGTGGGGGACATCATGCCACATTATTTGCTTTCTGAAAAGATCCCCTCCCCCTGCCTGTCCGCCCCTGAACCGCGGGCGGAGAGGGGGAGGCCGCAGGCCGGGGGTGAGGTATGGCCGCGCGCGGGAATCTTCGCCGCTCGGAATGACAGCAGACATGTAGGGCGGCTTTCCATAGCCGCCGAAGGCCGAGGGCAGGTATGGAAACCTGCCCTACGCTCTATGCGTTTCATGCTGCCGCGCATCGGTCTGACAAGTTTCCAACGAAATGCACACACTACCCGCGCAGTCGCCGACTTGCACCGCGTTGGGCGCTATGCTAGAATTGGCGCGAAATCCCAACAGACAAGGAGATGGCTATCTGGAATCCATAGACCTGGCCCGACTGATCGTGGATGCCGTCGCCGACAAGCAAGGCGAGGACATCCTCCTGCTGGACATCAAGTCCATTTCCCTGATCGCGGACTACTTCGTCATCACCTCGGCCGACACCGACCGCCAAATCCAGGCGATCGCGGACGAAGTGGCGATCCGCGCCAAACAAAACGGCGTCCTGCCTCTGCACGTTGAAGGCGATCCAGAGTCAGGGTGGGTCCTCTTGGATTACGGCGGCGTTGTCGTGCACCTGTTCTCGCCGGAGAAAAGGGCCTACTACGCGCTGGAAGACTTCTGGAAGCGCGCCGCCATGGTGCTGCGGATGCCCTGACGTGCCCGCGGGCGTCGCCGCACACAGCGGGCACAGCCTGGGCTATTCAAAAATCCACTTGTCGGTGTCGCGCGAATAGTCCAGCAACTCTTCGGGTTTGAAGAACAGGGCGATTTCCGTCTGCGCCGTCTCTGGGCCGTCGGACCCGTGCACCAGGTTGCGGCCGATTTCCAGCGCATAGTCGGCGCGGATGGTGCCCGGCGCGGCGGCCACCGGGTTCGTCGCGCCCATGGTAGCCCGAACGACCTCTATGGCCTTCTTGCCCTCTACGACCATGACCACGACCGGCGCCGATGTGATGTAACGAATCAGCCCGTCAAAAAACGGCTTGCCCTCGTGGATTGCGTAGTGTTTGCGGGCCAGGTCTGGGGTAATCTGCATCATCTTGAGACCGACGATCTTCAGCCCGCGCTGCTCCAGCCGCGTGATGATGGGGCCGATTAGCCCGCGCTGGACGCCATCGGGCTTGACGATAACGAGCGTGCGTTCCACAAAAGCCTCCTTGACCGCGATGATTTAGCGTTGCTGCTTCACGAGTTCCAAAGCGCGCCTGTAGGCCTCAAGGGCTTTTTGCAGGCGTTCTTGCTTCATGCACAGGTCGCCGATGAGGGTCCACGTGCGCGATCGCGCCAGGGGGCCGGTCGCGCCGCTCTCCAGGTCGGCCAGCACCTTGTCCGGCAGGGCTCCCCTGCGGATCAACTGCTCGTACAGGTCCAGCGCGGCGTCCACCTCTCCGGCGTCGCGCCGCTCGCGGGCGAGGGCCAGCACCTGCTCCGGTGACATCTCCTCGCCTGCGAGGGCGGGCGCTTCGGGCGCGGCCTCGGCGACTTCCTCTGCGGCGTCGCGCCGCTCGCGGGCGAGGGCCAGCACCTGCTCCGGTGACATCTCCTCGCCT comes from Chloroflexota bacterium and encodes:
- the rsfS gene encoding ribosome silencing factor is translated as MESIDLARLIVDAVADKQGEDILLLDIKSISLIADYFVITSADTDRQIQAIADEVAIRAKQNGVLPLHVEGDPESGWVLLDYGGVVVHLFSPEKRAYYALEDFWKRAAMVLRMP
- the ndk gene encoding nucleoside-diphosphate kinase, with product MERTLVIVKPDGVQRGLIGPIITRLEQRGLKIVGLKMMQITPDLARKHYAIHEGKPFFDGLIRYITSAPVVVMVVEGKKAIEVVRATMGATNPVAAAPGTIRADYALEIGRNLVHGSDGPETAQTEIALFFKPEELLDYSRDTDKWIFE
- a CDS encoding tetratricopeptide repeat protein — its product is EAPAPAAEEVAEAAPEAPAPAAEEVAEAAPEAPAPAAEEVAEAAPEAPALAGEEMSPEQVLALARERRDAAEEVAEAAPEAPALAGEEMSPEQVLALARERRDAGEVDAALDLYEQLIRRGALPDKVLADLESGATGPLARSRTWTLIGDLCMKQERLQKALEAYRRALELVKQQR